From Cellulosimicrobium sp. ES-005, one genomic window encodes:
- a CDS encoding helix-turn-helix domain-containing protein: MSTAGTIRACRERAGMSQSELAARAGTSQPAVSRYESGASSPSVKTLERLLAAAGARLELAAIPVERRFDARTPRMAHLRAHRQEIRAAARRHGATDVRIFGSVARGDDGPDSDVDILVDLDVRRLGLLPVARLADELSELLDEQVDVVPVDALAPHVAESALAQAVSL; this comes from the coding sequence ATGAGCACAGCGGGGACGATCAGGGCGTGCCGTGAGCGGGCCGGGATGAGCCAGTCCGAGCTCGCGGCACGGGCGGGGACGTCGCAGCCGGCGGTCTCCCGGTACGAGTCAGGGGCCAGCTCGCCGTCGGTCAAGACGCTGGAACGGCTTCTCGCCGCGGCCGGAGCGCGCCTCGAGCTCGCCGCCATCCCCGTCGAGCGCCGATTCGACGCCCGCACGCCGCGTATGGCACATCTCCGTGCCCACAGGCAGGAGATCCGGGCCGCCGCCCGGCGACACGGGGCGACCGACGTCCGGATCTTCGGTTCGGTGGCGCGGGGCGACGACGGTCCGGACTCCGACGTCGACATCCTCGTGGACCTCGACGTCCGTCGCCTCGGGCTCCTCCCTGTCGCTCGTCTCGCGGACGAGCTGTCAGAGCTGCTCGACGAGCAGGTCGACGTCGTCCCCGTCGACGCGTTGGCGCCCCATGTCGCGGAGTCTGCGCTCGCACAGGCGGTGTCGTTGTGA
- a CDS encoding HepT-like ribonuclease domain-containing protein: MSAIRQAEGLAKDVGSDECDEVVVAAIQYWVFVIGEAVKGLSAETRARRPQVPWSDVARMRDLIGHHYYKLDTQIVRATIGSPLAQLERACIELREENGGSAGA, encoded by the coding sequence GTGTCAGCGATCCGCCAGGCAGAAGGGCTCGCGAAGGACGTCGGGTCCGACGAGTGCGACGAGGTGGTGGTCGCCGCGATCCAGTACTGGGTCTTCGTCATCGGCGAGGCGGTCAAGGGGCTCTCCGCCGAGACGAGGGCACGGCGACCTCAGGTTCCGTGGTCGGACGTCGCACGGATGCGTGACCTCATCGGGCACCACTACTACAAGCTGGACACGCAGATCGTCCGTGCCACGATCGGATCACCCCTCGCCCAGCTCGAGAGGGCGTGCATCGAGCTTCGTGAGGAGAACGGCGGATCAGCGGGCGCGTGA